The following are from one region of the Leucobacter sp. Psy1 genome:
- a CDS encoding hemolysin family protein translates to MLTAVLTLIVGIIVVLVIIALNGYFVAQEFAYMSVDRSRLAASAQAGDTAARRALAVTKRTSFMLSGAQLGITVTGLLVGYVAEPLIGEALGVLLGGVGVPAAVSVTAGTVFTLIAATLIQMIFAELYPKNLAIAAPESLARGLARSTLIYLLLFGWLITVFDRAANGLLRLIRVEPVHDVDSSASPEDLKRAVADSRESGDLPDNLSMLIDRVLDFPDEDVEHAMISRSRVAVVDADTTLGNLRALMAHEHSRYPVVDDEDEPIGVVQLVDLLRTDLPDEARVTQIMRAPLFVPALMPLPDALEEMSEAHAKFACVIDEYGGFAGVLTTEDLAEELVGEITDEHDDDAPAAIVAESDGTWLVDGEVHLDEVQRAIGHDLPEGDYETLAGLVISADRGFPEVGDTVRVPLPEDPADLVLPRPVRRELQVEVLGISKHVPDALRVAVIEVEDTENPEGVAEEAWAEPGSCEDDAEQRTVGAAHEGEDRR, encoded by the coding sequence GTGCTGACGGCAGTCCTGACACTTATCGTCGGCATCATCGTGGTCCTCGTGATCATCGCGCTCAACGGCTACTTCGTCGCCCAAGAGTTCGCGTACATGTCGGTCGACCGATCCCGGCTCGCCGCGAGCGCGCAGGCCGGTGACACCGCCGCGCGCCGCGCGCTCGCCGTGACGAAGCGCACCTCGTTCATGCTGTCCGGGGCGCAGCTCGGCATCACTGTGACCGGCCTCCTGGTGGGCTATGTTGCAGAGCCGCTCATCGGTGAAGCCCTGGGCGTGCTGCTCGGCGGCGTCGGCGTCCCGGCCGCCGTCAGCGTGACGGCAGGCACCGTTTTCACACTGATCGCGGCCACGCTGATCCAGATGATCTTCGCGGAGCTGTACCCGAAGAACCTCGCCATCGCCGCTCCGGAATCGCTGGCACGCGGGCTCGCCCGCTCGACCCTCATTTACCTGCTGCTCTTCGGATGGTTGATCACGGTCTTCGATCGGGCGGCCAACGGTCTCCTCCGCCTCATCCGCGTTGAGCCGGTCCACGACGTCGACTCCAGTGCCTCTCCGGAAGATCTCAAGCGAGCCGTCGCGGACTCCCGAGAGAGCGGCGACCTTCCCGACAACCTGTCGATGCTCATCGATCGCGTCCTGGACTTCCCCGATGAGGACGTCGAGCATGCGATGATCTCCCGCTCCCGCGTCGCGGTCGTGGATGCCGACACCACGCTCGGCAACCTGCGCGCCCTCATGGCGCACGAGCACAGCAGGTACCCCGTCGTCGATGATGAGGACGAGCCGATTGGCGTCGTGCAGCTCGTCGACCTACTGCGCACCGACCTCCCCGACGAGGCTCGGGTGACGCAGATCATGCGCGCGCCGCTGTTCGTGCCGGCGCTCATGCCGCTCCCCGACGCGCTCGAGGAGATGAGTGAAGCGCACGCCAAGTTCGCTTGCGTCATCGACGAGTACGGCGGGTTCGCCGGGGTGCTCACCACTGAGGATCTCGCGGAGGAGCTCGTCGGCGAGATCACCGACGAGCACGACGACGACGCACCTGCCGCGATCGTCGCCGAGTCTGATGGGACCTGGCTGGTCGACGGCGAAGTGCACCTCGACGAGGTACAGCGGGCGATCGGACACGATCTCCCCGAGGGCGATTACGAGACCCTCGCGGGCCTCGTGATCTCCGCGGATCGGGGGTTCCCCGAGGTTGGCGACACGGTTCGCGTGCCGCTGCCGGAGGACCCGGCCGACCTCGTGCTGCCCCGACCGGTCCGCAGGGAACTGCAGGTGGAAGTGCTCGGGATCTCCAAGCACGTGCCTGATGCATTGCGCGTCGCTGTCATCGAGGTCGAAGACACCGAGAACCCCGAGGGCGTCGCCGAAGAGGCCTGGGCCGAACCGGGGTCGTGCGAGGACGATGCGGAGCAGCGCACCGTCGGCGCCGCGCACGAGGGGGAGGACCGTCGATGA
- a CDS encoding CNNM domain-containing protein, with translation MNQPVVVISATVALIVLTAFFVVIEFALLGARQHRLETDAKTSRSARAALRGVNELTLMLAVAQLGITACTFALGAITKPAVDAALGTALASWGLAVQVADVSAFVLSLLVVTFLHLVIGEMMPKSWAIAHPEFAAKIIGVPSRALAWIFRPLLVWMNRIANRLVVASGVEPAERHAAGGQDVATIRQLVEHSGRVGTLNASFRSQLSRVLDIERLKVEDMVREDSVDATTVPATATAGDVRRVAADTGHLRVLLRRGAGVPGVVHVRDLLLEPEAVPAAEHVREPLILSADAPVYEALSTLREAGEQLAVVVRGDRVVGVLTVADILRRIMPRGSSLNL, from the coding sequence ATGAACCAGCCAGTCGTCGTCATCAGTGCGACCGTTGCCTTGATCGTCCTCACCGCATTCTTCGTGGTGATCGAGTTCGCACTGCTAGGTGCACGCCAGCATCGTCTGGAAACGGACGCGAAGACGAGCCGTTCTGCGCGTGCAGCGCTGCGGGGGGTCAACGAGCTCACCCTCATGCTCGCCGTAGCCCAGCTCGGCATCACGGCGTGTACGTTCGCGCTCGGGGCGATCACCAAACCCGCAGTCGACGCAGCGCTGGGTACCGCACTCGCGTCATGGGGTCTGGCCGTGCAGGTGGCCGACGTGTCGGCATTCGTGCTCTCGCTCCTCGTCGTGACGTTCCTGCACCTCGTGATCGGCGAGATGATGCCCAAGTCGTGGGCGATCGCGCATCCGGAGTTCGCCGCGAAGATCATCGGCGTGCCGTCGCGGGCGCTGGCCTGGATCTTCCGGCCGCTGCTCGTGTGGATGAACCGAATCGCGAACCGGCTCGTCGTCGCGAGCGGCGTTGAGCCGGCCGAGCGGCACGCTGCCGGAGGACAGGACGTTGCGACGATCCGACAGCTCGTAGAGCACTCGGGCAGGGTCGGCACGCTCAATGCGTCCTTCCGTTCGCAGCTCTCGCGCGTCCTCGATATCGAGCGATTGAAGGTCGAGGACATGGTCCGGGAGGACTCAGTCGACGCCACGACCGTACCGGCGACGGCGACGGCGGGCGATGTGCGCCGGGTCGCCGCCGACACCGGTCATCTGCGCGTGCTGCTGAGGCGAGGAGCCGGGGTGCCTGGCGTGGTGCACGTGCGCGATCTCCTGCTCGAGCCCGAGGCGGTTCCCGCCGCGGAACACGTGCGAGAGCCCCTGATCCTCTCGGCCGACGCGCCGGTCTACGAGGCGCTCAGTACGCTGCGCGAAGCGGGCGAGCAGCTCGCGGTCGTCGTGCGGGGCGATCGGGTCGTGGGTGTGCTCACGGTGGCCGACATCCTGCGCAGGATCATGCCGCGGGGATCGAGTCTCAACCTTTAG
- a CDS encoding Fur family transcriptional regulator: protein MIRTETPETRRAGVPDPEEWSAALRSSGLRSTAGRVAALGYLAAHPHSSAGEVHAGLADELPTLTLQSVHNIAHDLTEHGLLRRVSLPDSDSTLYETRIGDNHHHVQCVVCRRVEDIDCVVGEAPCLSPDHAHGMRLLEAAVTFRGVCRECEASGAAAQAH from the coding sequence ATGATCCGCACCGAGACTCCTGAGACTCGTCGTGCTGGCGTGCCGGATCCGGAGGAGTGGAGCGCAGCGCTCCGCTCCTCCGGGCTGCGCAGCACTGCCGGGCGCGTCGCGGCGCTCGGTTACCTCGCCGCGCACCCGCACAGCTCGGCCGGCGAAGTTCACGCCGGTCTTGCCGATGAACTGCCGACGCTCACGCTGCAGTCCGTGCACAACATCGCGCACGACCTGACGGAACACGGTCTGCTCCGACGCGTGAGCCTGCCCGATTCCGACAGCACGCTCTATGAGACCCGCATTGGCGACAACCATCACCACGTTCAGTGCGTCGTGTGCCGACGCGTCGAAGACATCGACTGCGTCGTCGGCGAAGCGCCGTGCCTCTCCCCGGACCACGCGCACGGCATGCGCCTCCTGGAAGCGGCCGTCACGTTCCGTGGCGTGTGCCGCGAGTGCGAGGCCAGCGGCGCCGCAGCGCAGGCGCACTGA
- the katG gene encoding catalase/peroxidase HPI encodes MTEESKCPVNHSSAPDNNAPGEGLAPAGGRTGNATWWPNRLNLKVLAKNPDVANPQGGDFDYAAAFAALDLAQVKQDIAGLLTDSQPWWPADFGNYGPLMIRMAWHSAGTYRVFDGRGGGGTGQQRFAPLNSWPDNVILDKARRLLWPVKKKYGKSLSWGDLMILAGNVAHEQMGMPVFGFAGGRPDVWEPDDDVYWGSEQTWLGDDARYEGDRELIRPLAATMMGLIYVNPEGPGGEPDPVKAAHDIRETFGRMAMNDEETVALIAGGHTFGKTHGAAPEGDHVSEDPEAAPIEQMGLGWKSGHGTGSGNDAIGSGLEVTWTYHPTRWDNEFFHILFAYEWELTTGEGGHYHWRPTNGGGDDMVPMAQGSGRREPRMLTTDLSLREDPIYREISLRFRDDQEAFTEAYRRAWFKLTHRDLGPKSRYLGPEIPAEDLLWQDPIPAADGAPIDAADVASLEQRIADAGLTVSELVSTSWAATSSFRGSDKRGGANGGRIRLEPQRSWEVNRPEQLARVIEVLEGVQRDFNASAGDKRVSFADLVVIAGNVGVKQAARAAGHEVEIPFAPGRADATQEQTDVESFEYLNPAADGFRNYESERALGLPAEHLLVDRANLLTLSAPEMTVLLGGLRVLETNWDGSRHGVLTNRPGALTNDFFVNLLDLNTTWRPLDDESRTFQATDETTGQPSWTGTRADLVFGSNSELRAVAEVYASDDAQEKFVSDFVDAWAKVANLDRFDIR; translated from the coding sequence GTGACCGAAGAGAGTAAGTGCCCCGTCAACCACTCGAGTGCACCCGACAATAATGCACCCGGTGAGGGGCTCGCGCCGGCAGGAGGGCGAACCGGCAACGCCACGTGGTGGCCGAACCGGCTCAACCTGAAGGTGCTGGCGAAGAATCCCGACGTCGCCAATCCGCAGGGAGGGGATTTCGACTACGCCGCAGCGTTCGCGGCCCTCGATCTTGCCCAGGTGAAGCAGGACATCGCCGGACTGCTCACCGACTCGCAGCCGTGGTGGCCAGCCGATTTCGGCAACTACGGACCCCTGATGATCCGTATGGCCTGGCACTCGGCGGGAACGTACCGCGTCTTCGATGGTCGCGGCGGCGGCGGCACGGGCCAGCAGCGCTTCGCACCGCTCAACAGCTGGCCGGACAACGTCATTCTCGACAAGGCCCGCCGACTCCTCTGGCCGGTCAAGAAGAAGTACGGCAAGTCCCTGTCCTGGGGCGACCTCATGATCCTCGCTGGCAATGTGGCCCACGAGCAGATGGGGATGCCCGTGTTCGGTTTCGCCGGCGGTCGTCCGGATGTCTGGGAGCCGGACGACGACGTCTACTGGGGTTCCGAGCAGACCTGGCTCGGCGACGACGCCAGGTACGAGGGCGATCGTGAGCTGATCCGCCCGCTGGCTGCGACCATGATGGGTCTCATCTACGTGAACCCCGAGGGTCCGGGCGGCGAGCCCGACCCGGTGAAGGCGGCGCACGACATCCGCGAGACCTTCGGACGCATGGCGATGAACGACGAGGAGACCGTCGCGCTCATCGCTGGCGGCCACACCTTTGGGAAGACCCACGGCGCGGCGCCCGAGGGCGACCACGTCTCGGAGGATCCGGAGGCGGCTCCCATCGAGCAGATGGGGCTCGGCTGGAAGAGCGGACACGGCACCGGCAGCGGAAACGACGCCATCGGATCCGGCCTGGAGGTCACCTGGACCTACCACCCGACTCGCTGGGACAACGAGTTCTTCCACATCCTGTTCGCCTACGAGTGGGAGCTCACGACCGGCGAGGGCGGCCACTACCACTGGCGCCCGACCAATGGCGGCGGCGATGACATGGTGCCGATGGCGCAGGGGAGCGGGCGTCGCGAGCCCCGCATGCTCACGACCGACCTGTCGCTCCGCGAGGATCCGATCTACCGTGAGATCTCGCTGCGCTTCCGCGACGACCAGGAGGCATTCACGGAGGCCTACCGCCGCGCATGGTTCAAGCTGACGCACCGTGACCTGGGCCCCAAGTCCCGTTACCTCGGCCCCGAGATTCCCGCAGAGGACCTGCTCTGGCAGGATCCGATCCCCGCGGCAGACGGTGCCCCGATCGATGCCGCCGATGTGGCGTCGCTCGAGCAGCGCATCGCAGATGCCGGTCTGACGGTCTCGGAGCTCGTCAGCACCTCGTGGGCGGCGACGTCGTCCTTCCGAGGCAGCGACAAGCGGGGCGGCGCGAACGGCGGTCGCATCCGTCTCGAGCCGCAGCGCAGCTGGGAGGTCAACCGTCCCGAGCAGCTCGCCCGTGTCATCGAGGTGCTCGAGGGAGTGCAGCGCGACTTCAACGCGTCGGCGGGAGACAAGCGGGTCTCGTTCGCGGACCTCGTCGTCATCGCGGGTAACGTCGGCGTCAAGCAGGCGGCGCGTGCTGCCGGCCACGAGGTGGAGATCCCCTTCGCTCCGGGGCGCGCCGACGCCACTCAGGAGCAGACCGACGTCGAGTCGTTCGAGTACCTGAACCCCGCGGCTGACGGGTTCCGCAACTACGAGAGCGAGCGTGCGCTCGGGCTGCCAGCCGAGCACCTGCTCGTGGATCGCGCGAATCTCCTGACGCTGTCGGCGCCCGAGATGACCGTGCTGCTCGGTGGCCTGCGCGTGCTCGAGACGAACTGGGACGGCTCGCGGCACGGCGTGCTCACGAACCGTCCGGGGGCGCTCACGAACGACTTCTTCGTGAACCTGCTCGATCTCAACACCACCTGGCGTCCGCTGGACGACGAGTCCCGCACGTTCCAGGCGACCGATGAGACGACGGGCCAGCCCTCCTGGACCGGTACGCGCGCCGATCTCGTCTTCGGCTCGAACTCCGAGCTCCGAGCGGTGGCCGAGGTGTACGCGAGTGACGATGCGCAGGAGAAATTCGTGAGCGACTTCGTCGATGCCTGGGCGAAGGTGGCCAACCTGGATCGGTTCGACATCCGCTAG
- a CDS encoding deoxyribodipyrimidine photo-lyase gives MTTVVWFRDDLRIGDHPALNAAEEGDDDVVALFVLDEESPGVRPIGGAARWWLHHSLKALTVALAEIGIPLVLRRGPARKVVPEVVAEAGATRVSWNRRYGAAERTIDADLKQRLRESGVDAHSFPGNVLREPWTIATQQGSPYRVFTPYWRACLAADEPAAPLPAPRTDRAARSGPPSVPESDELVAWGLLPAAPDWSAGLAARWTPGEAEAHTVLEDFLERSPAEYARLRDVPAVSATSSLSPYLRWGEMSPREVWHRTIAVRGDRATFLSELGWRDFAWYTLYHRPEMPTENLDARFDAFPWAEPDRDVLRAWRFGTTGMGLVDAGMQELWQTGTMHNRVRMVCASYFTKNLLLDWRIGEAWFWDTLVDADLASNTFNWQWIAGCGADAAPFFRIFNPETQQQKFDPEGAYVARWAPESAMLAPLIDLQMSRKRALAAFGEISGGA, from the coding sequence ATGACAACGGTGGTGTGGTTCCGCGATGACCTCAGGATCGGGGACCACCCGGCACTGAACGCTGCGGAAGAGGGCGACGACGACGTCGTCGCCCTCTTCGTGCTCGATGAGGAGTCGCCAGGGGTGCGTCCGATCGGCGGTGCAGCGCGGTGGTGGCTCCATCACTCGCTCAAGGCACTGACGGTTGCGCTCGCCGAGATCGGCATCCCTCTCGTGCTCCGCAGGGGGCCGGCGCGGAAGGTCGTCCCGGAAGTCGTGGCAGAGGCCGGTGCCACCCGGGTCTCCTGGAATCGCAGATACGGTGCCGCGGAGCGGACGATCGACGCCGACCTCAAGCAGCGACTGAGGGAGTCCGGCGTCGACGCGCACTCGTTCCCGGGAAACGTTCTGCGCGAACCGTGGACCATCGCCACGCAGCAGGGCTCGCCCTATCGGGTATTCACGCCCTACTGGCGGGCCTGCCTCGCAGCGGATGAGCCCGCAGCGCCCCTTCCCGCACCGCGAACGGATCGAGCGGCACGCTCGGGACCGCCCTCCGTCCCCGAATCGGACGAGCTGGTGGCGTGGGGGCTGCTGCCGGCTGCACCGGACTGGTCGGCGGGACTCGCCGCGCGCTGGACCCCGGGTGAGGCGGAAGCGCATACGGTGCTCGAGGACTTCCTCGAACGGTCACCCGCTGAGTACGCTCGTCTGCGGGACGTTCCAGCGGTGTCCGCGACCTCGAGCCTCTCGCCGTACCTGCGGTGGGGTGAGATGAGCCCACGAGAGGTCTGGCATCGCACGATCGCTGTGCGCGGCGATCGGGCCACCTTCCTCTCCGAACTCGGTTGGCGCGACTTCGCCTGGTACACGCTGTATCACCGACCGGAGATGCCGACGGAGAACCTCGACGCTCGCTTCGACGCCTTCCCCTGGGCCGAGCCGGATCGGGACGTGCTTCGCGCCTGGCGGTTCGGTACCACCGGAATGGGGCTGGTCGACGCGGGGATGCAGGAGCTCTGGCAAACCGGGACCATGCACAATCGCGTCCGCATGGTCTGCGCGTCGTACTTCACCAAGAACTTGCTGCTCGACTGGCGGATCGGCGAGGCCTGGTTCTGGGACACGCTCGTGGACGCCGATCTCGCGAGCAACACGTTCAACTGGCAGTGGATCGCGGGCTGCGGGGCGGATGCCGCCCCGTTCTTTCGCATCTTCAATCCGGAGACTCAGCAGCAGAAGTTTGACCCGGAAGGCGCGTACGTCGCTCGCTGGGCGCCGGAGAGCGCGATGCTCGCCCCGCTCATCGATCTGCAGATGAGCCGGAAGCGAGCGCTTGCGGCATTTGGGGAGATCAGCGGGGGCGCCTGA
- a CDS encoding Lrp/AsnC family transcriptional regulator — MSNDHRIDDLDHAIIAELQRDARLSNTELSRRVGLTPAPCLRRVQRLERDGVIEGYHAKVDPKAAGRGFEVMVAIDIAMNDRKTIEDFEAAAAAVPEVVEMRRMLGQPDYYLRVQVADTEAYERLTLDTLSRLPAVHRLLSHQTMRLVKG, encoded by the coding sequence ATGAGCAATGATCATCGCATCGATGACCTCGATCACGCAATTATTGCCGAGCTGCAGCGAGATGCTCGACTCAGCAACACCGAACTGTCTCGTCGGGTCGGCCTGACCCCTGCCCCGTGCCTGCGCCGCGTGCAGCGCCTGGAACGGGACGGCGTCATCGAGGGCTACCACGCCAAGGTCGATCCGAAAGCTGCCGGACGCGGATTCGAGGTGATGGTGGCGATCGACATCGCGATGAACGATCGCAAGACCATCGAGGATTTCGAAGCGGCCGCCGCCGCCGTGCCCGAGGTGGTCGAGATGCGCCGCATGCTCGGACAGCCGGACTACTACCTGAGAGTGCAGGTCGCCGATACCGAGGCCTACGAGCGTCTCACCCTCGACACGCTCTCCCGGCTTCCGGCGGTCCACCGGCTGCTCTCGCACCAGACGATGCGCCTCGTGAAGGGCTAG
- a CDS encoding AzlC family ABC transporter permease: MSSRSPQTRRPEAAPEREAIEPARRDEIVAGARTVLPAGLAVIPLGLALGVLVVQSGFEWWWATMLAAIVFAGSLEFFLVGLFAAAAPLAQIAVSAVIVNFRHVFYALSFPLHRVTGRGWKAYSTFALTDEAYALTATPAAHGWTRARILTIQAGFHFLWVLFVTIGAGLGTMIPPQVVGLDFALTALFVVLGVEAYKVRRSLPAPALAFGCAIVGLLVSPENMLMIAMGLFVLALGCGYALTKRTRRVG, encoded by the coding sequence ATGAGTTCACGTTCGCCACAGACTCGCCGCCCGGAGGCGGCGCCCGAGCGCGAAGCCATCGAACCCGCTCGGCGCGACGAGATCGTTGCGGGGGCCAGGACGGTGCTGCCGGCGGGGCTTGCTGTGATCCCGCTCGGTCTCGCCCTCGGCGTGCTGGTCGTGCAGTCGGGGTTCGAGTGGTGGTGGGCGACGATGCTCGCGGCGATCGTCTTCGCCGGCTCCCTCGAGTTCTTCCTCGTCGGACTCTTCGCAGCCGCGGCGCCGCTCGCGCAGATCGCGGTCAGCGCCGTCATCGTGAACTTCAGGCACGTCTTCTATGCTCTCTCGTTCCCGCTGCACCGTGTGACTGGACGGGGGTGGAAGGCATACAGCACCTTCGCGCTGACGGACGAGGCGTACGCTCTGACGGCGACGCCCGCCGCCCACGGGTGGACCCGAGCGCGCATCCTGACCATTCAGGCCGGTTTCCACTTCCTCTGGGTGCTGTTCGTCACGATCGGGGCCGGGCTGGGCACGATGATCCCGCCGCAGGTCGTCGGTCTCGATTTCGCCCTCACAGCGCTTTTCGTCGTGCTCGGCGTCGAAGCCTACAAGGTGCGAAGGTCGCTACCGGCCCCGGCGCTGGCATTCGGGTGCGCGATCGTTGGACTGCTCGTATCACCGGAGAACATGCTCATGATCGCCATGGGGCTGTTCGTGCTGGCGCTGGGGTGCGGATACGCACTGACGAAACGGACGCGCCGTGTCGGCTGA
- a CDS encoding branched-chain amino acid transporter permease — protein MSAEHSYLLAGILISAAITWAMRAVPFGMLAPLRDSELLAYLGARMPVGIMLILALYTVRDVNPTEVMHFGPTVLGIAITVGLQLWRGSATLSIFSGTAVYVALSSAVAAAGA, from the coding sequence GTGTCGGCTGAGCACTCGTACCTGCTGGCGGGGATCCTGATCTCAGCGGCGATCACCTGGGCGATGCGTGCCGTGCCGTTCGGGATGCTCGCGCCGCTTCGCGACAGCGAGCTCCTGGCCTACCTCGGCGCGCGGATGCCCGTGGGGATCATGCTCATCCTCGCGCTGTACACGGTCCGCGACGTGAATCCGACCGAGGTGATGCACTTCGGCCCGACGGTGCTCGGCATCGCCATCACCGTCGGGCTGCAGCTCTGGCGGGGGAGTGCGACGTTGAGCATCTTCAGCGGGACGGCAGTGTACGTCGCGCTGTCATCAGCGGTCGCGGCCGCCGGGGCATAG
- the ppk2 gene encoding polyphosphate kinase 2, translated as MNEHEAVPEGTRPRKLAKRAYERELRRLQAELVAMQQWVIASGARVCLVFEGRDAAGKGSAIKRITEYLNPRHARIVALPTPTDRERSQWYFQRYVEHLPAAGEIVLFDRSWYNRAGVERVMGFCTEPEYLRFLRQAPAFERMLVEDGIHLIKYWFSVSDAEQEARFRSRAEDPMRRWKLSPMDVESITRWEEYSRAKDAMFAATDLPGSRWVTVESEDKKRSRINVMHDILERIPWRYVEPARIEIPERPAERDTDYVRPNRDDLLYAADVAAALER; from the coding sequence ATGAACGAGCACGAAGCCGTGCCTGAAGGCACCAGACCCCGGAAGCTCGCGAAGCGCGCGTACGAACGCGAGCTCCGCCGCCTGCAGGCGGAACTCGTCGCGATGCAGCAGTGGGTGATCGCTTCGGGTGCCAGGGTGTGCCTGGTCTTCGAGGGGCGCGACGCGGCGGGGAAGGGATCCGCCATCAAACGGATCACCGAGTATCTGAATCCCCGGCACGCCCGCATCGTCGCGCTGCCGACGCCGACGGACCGCGAGCGTTCGCAGTGGTACTTCCAGCGCTACGTCGAGCACCTCCCTGCCGCGGGAGAGATCGTGCTCTTCGACCGGTCCTGGTACAACCGGGCCGGAGTCGAGCGCGTCATGGGGTTCTGCACGGAGCCGGAGTATCTGCGCTTCCTCAGGCAAGCGCCGGCGTTCGAGCGCATGCTCGTGGAGGACGGTATCCACCTCATCAAGTACTGGTTCTCGGTGTCGGACGCCGAGCAGGAGGCACGGTTCCGCTCCCGGGCCGAGGATCCGATGCGCCGGTGGAAGCTGTCACCGATGGACGTGGAGTCCATCACCAGGTGGGAGGAGTACTCGCGGGCCAAGGACGCGATGTTCGCGGCAACGGACCTCCCCGGATCGCGCTGGGTCACGGTCGAGAGCGAGGACAAGAAGCGCTCGCGCATCAACGTCATGCACGACATCCTCGAGCGGATCCCCTGGCGATACGTCGAGCCGGCGCGCATCGAGATCCCCGAGCGCCCCGCCGAGCGAGACACCGATTACGTGCGACCGAATCGCGACGATCTGCTCTACGCCGCGGACGTCGCAGCTGCGCTCGAGCGGTGA
- the serA gene encoding phosphoglycerate dehydrogenase, with protein MSKPIVLIAEELSPATIAALGPDFDVVHVDGTDRGALRTALATADAILIRSATQLDAEAISWASGLKVIARAGVGLDNVDIKAATQAGVMVVNAPTSNIISAAELTVAHILGLARHLPRAHASLSAGEWKRSAFTGIELYEKTVGIIGLGRIGALIAERLRGFGVELIAYDPYVTAARAQQLGVQLVTLEELVERVDFLTIHMPRTPETLGMIGREQFRAMKSSAYVVNVARGGLIDEEALAEALAAGEIAGAALDVFVQEPPADTSLTGLDRVNVTPHLGASTAEAQEKAGVAVAKSVRLALAGDLVPDAVNVAGGAIDSYVRPGLPLTEKLGQVFAGLAAGPITSLDVEVRGDLTEHNIEALRLAALKGVFSQMVSHPVSYVNAPLLAEQRGIEVSFTTEPVSESYRNVITLRGVLADGTPVSVAGTLTGPKQVEKIVGLNGYEVELPIPEHLIVFSYEDRPGIVSTYSTILGEAGVNIAGLQVARDDQHRTALSVLSIDAPVPETLIDQLRDSIDASTLRAITVPEI; from the coding sequence GTGTCGAAGCCGATCGTGCTGATCGCCGAAGAACTCTCGCCCGCCACCATCGCCGCGCTCGGCCCCGACTTCGACGTGGTCCACGTCGACGGAACCGATCGCGGAGCCCTCCGCACCGCACTCGCCACCGCCGACGCGATCCTCATCCGCTCGGCGACGCAGCTCGACGCCGAAGCGATCTCCTGGGCGTCCGGACTGAAGGTCATCGCCCGCGCCGGCGTCGGCCTCGACAACGTCGACATCAAGGCGGCCACGCAGGCCGGCGTCATGGTCGTCAACGCCCCGACCTCGAACATCATCAGCGCCGCCGAGCTCACCGTCGCGCACATCCTCGGCCTCGCTCGTCACCTTCCGCGCGCGCACGCCTCGCTCTCCGCGGGGGAGTGGAAGCGCTCCGCGTTCACCGGCATCGAGCTCTACGAGAAGACGGTCGGCATCATCGGACTCGGCCGCATCGGCGCGCTCATCGCCGAGCGCCTCCGCGGCTTCGGGGTCGAACTGATCGCCTACGACCCCTACGTCACCGCCGCCAGGGCCCAGCAGCTCGGGGTGCAGTTGGTGACGCTGGAGGAGCTCGTCGAGCGCGTCGACTTCCTCACCATTCACATGCCCCGTACGCCGGAGACCCTGGGCATGATCGGCCGCGAGCAGTTCCGTGCCATGAAGTCCTCCGCGTACGTCGTCAACGTGGCGCGCGGCGGGCTCATCGACGAGGAGGCGCTGGCAGAAGCGCTCGCTGCGGGCGAGATCGCCGGAGCGGCCCTCGACGTCTTCGTGCAGGAGCCGCCCGCCGATACCTCGCTCACGGGTCTCGACCGTGTCAACGTCACCCCGCACCTCGGCGCCTCCACCGCTGAGGCACAGGAGAAGGCCGGCGTCGCTGTCGCGAAGTCGGTGCGCCTCGCGCTCGCCGGTGATCTGGTGCCCGACGCCGTGAACGTCGCCGGCGGAGCCATCGACTCATACGTGCGCCCCGGTCTGCCGCTCACCGAGAAGCTCGGCCAGGTGTTCGCCGGGCTCGCGGCCGGTCCCATCACCTCGCTCGACGTCGAGGTGCGCGGCGACCTCACCGAGCACAACATCGAAGCGCTGCGTCTCGCGGCGCTGAAGGGCGTGTTCTCGCAGATGGTGAGCCACCCGGTGTCGTACGTCAACGCTCCGCTCCTCGCCGAACAGCGGGGCATCGAGGTGAGCTTCACGACTGAGCCGGTCTCGGAGAGCTACCGCAACGTCATCACCCTCCGCGGTGTGCTCGCCGACGGTACTCCGGTGTCGGTCGCCGGCACCCTCACGGGGCCGAAGCAGGTCGAGAAGATCGTCGGCCTCAACGGGTACGAGGTCGAGCTCCCGATTCCCGAGCACCTCATCGTCTTCAGCTACGAGGATCGCCCGGGCATCGTCTCCACGTACAGCACGATCCTCGGCGAGGCCGGGGTGAACATCGCGGGTCTGCAGGTCGCGCGCGACGATCAGCACCGCACGGCGCTGTCCGTCCTCTCGATCGATGCCCCGGTGCCCGAGACGCTCATCGATCAGCTGCGGGATTCGATCGACGCGTCGACGCTCAGGGCGATCACCGTCCCCGAGATCTGA